Within the Maribacter sp. BPC-D8 genome, the region GAAAAATAGGTGTGCAAAGGTTAGACTCTATTTTTGTTAAGGATATTGGTAATGAGAAAGTTGCAGAAATTCAATCAAAGACCTCTGGTATAAACATGAAAGTATATACCAACCAACCAGCTTTGGTAGTTTATACTCCGCCAGATTTTCCTGGAATTTGTTTTGAGGCACAGAACTACCCAGATGCACCTAATCAACCAGATTTTCCTAAAAGCCTCTTAAGACCTGGCGATATTTACAATAACATATCTATCTTTAAATTTGATATTGTTACTCCTAGCTAACCATAGTTTGGGTATATCTTTTTCTTAAATGAAACTATTAAAAAAAATCATCATAGGTATTGTAGTATTGGTAGCTCTGGGCTATTTCGTAGTCATACCTTACATACATAGCGAAGCCAAAAAATTCAGTCCCGCTAAAACAACACTCTTAGATTTAGAAGGTAGTGAACTAGAGGTAGATTATTCTAGTCCGTCAAAAAAAGGGCGGGTTGTTTTCGGAGAATTAGTGCCGTATGGCAAAATTTGGCGTACAGGAGCAAATGAGCCAACAACCTTTACAACAACCCAACCTATTCATATTATCGATAAGACATTACCTGCCGGCAAGTATTCTTTATGGACTATACCTAATAAAGATAGTTGGAAGGTTATTTTTAATTCAAAAATACCCGATTGGGGTGTTACCAGTGTTGATGGCAACCAAACTACCCATGAAGATAAATTTGATTATCTCACAGTAGAAGTGCCGGTGAAAAAATTAGTGGAGCCCGTAGAAGATTTATCTATAAATTTTGAACATATAGATGAGAATCAAACATCTCAAGATTTT harbors:
- a CDS encoding DUF2911 domain-containing protein, which gives rise to MKLLKKIIIGIVVLVALGYFVVIPYIHSEAKKFSPAKTTLLDLEGSELEVDYSSPSKKGRVVFGELVPYGKIWRTGANEPTTFTTTQPIHIIDKTLPAGKYSLWTIPNKDSWKVIFNSKIPDWGVTSVDGNQTTHEDKFDYLTVEVPVKKLVEPVEDLSINFEHIDENQTSQDFLSLEWDATKIMVPIYK